A genomic stretch from Penicillium digitatum chromosome 4, complete sequence includes:
- a CDS encoding Regulatory protein yields MFAQPYDHSFNDLFNQYVNMETSAADGKDSTLSDFDQLFPLDSLSSDCGDLPPTVSTPNCHQSPQPWSNEWSLQNDGPAVDHFAFHDTVPLSAISDVNLNNFEVLSRPTATHALSTSPSTPPATPRRKPTQSALITPKSIRHRCPNERRSHLSRMAYPEAWAQQIQSFSLQSSEDRLPLSPPPSDVLIQHENRPAEQIMHQTRDSVEMPSQYDARLYHQPPSVSMPSPNIAMSARQPQHYIAHPSSSTLTNSSPSSADDMFSSSHSSDPHSLSSWQSDHLHPPSFSFTPDLQCQDSQWWSPMTSRVAQQQASYLTSPTPVRTMQSVGSQNDIMQGGLMIQFNPSYDMPADHSFSSNNMLPVAPQKFDTSFTTSQVHNVSRSPSLSPKAGTSPRDTHNGSISKPVHRRTHSRKLSGQSMNAPKPAKASGSSSRGSNKSVSVSFVNFTAHDSKKILTGVAPSGSSKTKARREQEARDRRRKLSEAALRAVRSAGGDVEALEAVLC; encoded by the exons ATGTTCGCCCAACCATACGACCATTCGTTCAATGACTTGTTCAACCAATACGTCAACATGGAGACCAGTGCCGCTGATGGAAAAGATTCGACCTTGTCCGATTTTGATCAGCTTTTCCCGCTTGACTCGCTATCGAGTGACTGTGGCGATCTTCCACCCACTGTCTCCACTCCCAATTGCCATCAATCACCGCAACCTTGGAGTAATGAGTGGTCCCTGCAGAATGACGGGCCCGCTGTCGATCATTTTGCTTTCCATGACACCGTCCCCCTCTCTGCAATCTCAGATGTCAATCTGAACAATTTCGAAGTTCTCTCTCGCCCTACAGCAACCCACGCCCTGTCTACCTCACCCTCCACCCCTCCCGCAACCCCTAGACGGAAGCCTACCCAGAGTGCTCTCATCACTCCCAAGTCTATCCGCCATCGCTGCCCGAATGAGCGCCGCTCTCATTTGT CAAGAATGGCGTATCCCGAGGCTTGGGCCCAGCAAATCCAGAGCTTTAGTCTTCAAAGTTCCGAAGATCGTTTGCCGCTTTCGCCTCCTCCATCCGATGTCCTCATTCAGCATGAAAACAGGCCTGCCGAACAAATCATGCATCAAACTAGAGACTCAGTAGAGATGCCTTCTCAGTACGACGCAAGACTCTATCACCAGCCTCCCTCGGTTTCAATGCCATCGCCGAATATCGCAATGTCAGCACGGCAGCCACAGCACTACATTGCTCACCCAAGCTCTTCCACCTTGACCAACTCTAGCCCTTCTTCCGCAGATGATATGTTCTCCTCGTCTCACTCATCTGACCCCCACTCTCTCTCCTCTTGGCAGTCcgatcatcttcatcccccttctttctctttcactCCAGACCTCCAATGCCAAGATTCTCAATGGTGGTCCCCCATGACTTCTCGGGTCGCTCAACAACAGGCCTCTTACCTCACGTCTCCCACGCCTGTTCGCACCATGCAAAGCGTTGGAAGCCAAAATGACATTATGCAAGGAGGACTGATGATTCAATTCAATCCCTCCTATGACATGCCAGCGGATCACTCATTCTCATCCAACAACATGCTCCCCGTCGCCCCTCAAAAATTCGACACCTCCTTCACTACCTCTCAAGTCCATAACGTCTCCCGTTCACCATCTCTCTCCCCTAAGGCCGGTACATCACCCAGGGATACCCACAATGGGTCCATTTCCAAGCCCGTCCATCGCCGCACACACAGCCGCAAGCTCTCCGGCCAGAGCATGAATGCCCCCAAGCCTGCCAAGGCATCTGGCTCCTCGTCCCGAGGCTCAAACAAGTCTGTCAGTGTATCGTTCGTCAACTTTACCGCTCACGACAGCAAGAAGATCCTGACCGGAGTTGCTCCATCCGGCAGCTCTAAGACCAAGGCTCGCCGTGAGCAAGAAGCCCGCGATAGACGTCGCAAGTTGAGCGAAGCCGCATTGAGGGCTGTGCGCAGCGCTGGAGGCGACGTCGAAGCTCTCGAAGCTGTTCTCTGCTAA